A genomic stretch from Enterobacter dykesii includes:
- the ubiG gene encoding bifunctional 2-polyprenyl-6-hydroxyphenol methylase/3-demethylubiquinol 3-O-methyltransferase UbiG produces the protein MNAEKSPVAHNVDHEEIAKFEAVASRWWDLEGEFKPLHRINPLRLGYIAERSGGLFGKKVLDVGCGGGILAESMAREGANVTGLDMGFEPLQVARLHALESGIQVEYVQETVEEHAAKHAHQYDVVTCMEMLEHVPDPQSVVHACAKLVKPGGQVFFSTINRNGKAWLMAVVGAEYVLHMVPKGTHDVKKFIKPAELLGWVDQTWLKEQHITGLHYNPLTNKFKLAPGVDVNYMLHTTAKND, from the coding sequence ATGAATGCCGAAAAATCCCCGGTGGCTCACAACGTTGACCACGAAGAGATTGCCAAATTTGAAGCGGTGGCGTCCCGCTGGTGGGATCTCGAAGGTGAGTTCAAACCGCTGCATCGCATCAACCCGCTGCGTCTGGGCTATATCGCGGAGCGTTCCGGCGGTCTGTTCGGTAAGAAAGTGCTCGACGTCGGCTGCGGCGGCGGCATCCTGGCTGAGAGCATGGCGCGCGAAGGGGCGAATGTTACTGGCCTGGATATGGGCTTTGAACCTCTTCAGGTGGCCCGCCTTCACGCGCTGGAGTCCGGCATACAGGTGGAATACGTGCAGGAAACCGTGGAAGAGCACGCGGCAAAACACGCCCATCAGTACGATGTGGTGACCTGCATGGAGATGCTGGAGCACGTTCCCGATCCGCAGTCGGTGGTGCACGCCTGTGCAAAACTGGTGAAACCGGGCGGCCAGGTCTTCTTCTCAACCATCAACCGTAACGGTAAAGCCTGGCTGATGGCCGTCGTCGGCGCGGAGTATGTGCTGCACATGGTGCCGAAAGGGACGCACGACGTGAAGAAATTCATCAAGCCTGCGGAGCTGTTAGGCTGGGTTGACCAGACGTGGCTCAAAGAGCAGCACATCACCGGCCTGCACTACAATCCGCTGACCAATAAATTCAAACTCGCACCGGGCGTTGATGTTAACTATATGTTGCATACAACTGCCAAAAACGACTAA
- the nrdB gene encoding class Ia ribonucleoside-diphosphate reductase subunit beta produces the protein MAYTTFSQTKNDQLKEPMFFGQPVNVARYDQQKYDIFEKLIEKQLSFFWRPEEVDVSRDRIDYQSLPDHEKHIFISNLKYQTLLDSIQGRSPNVALLPLISIPELETWVETWAFSETIHSRSYTHIIRNIVNDPAVVFDDIVTNEQIQKRAEGIAHYYDELIEMTSYWHLLGEGTHNVNGKTVTVNLRALKKQLYLCLMSVNALEAIRFYVSFACSFAFAERKLMEGNAKIIRLIARDEALHLTGTQHMLNLLRSGTDDPEMAEIAEECKQECYDLFVLAAQQEKEWADYLFRDGSMIGLNKDILCQYVEYITNIRMQAVGLDLPFQTRSNPIPWINTWLVSDNVQVAPQEVEVSSYLVGQIDSEVNTDDLSNFQL, from the coding sequence ATGGCATATACCACCTTTTCACAGACGAAAAACGACCAGCTCAAAGAGCCGATGTTCTTCGGCCAGCCGGTCAACGTGGCACGCTACGATCAGCAAAAATATGACATCTTCGAAAAGCTGATTGAAAAGCAACTCTCCTTCTTCTGGCGCCCGGAAGAAGTGGACGTCTCCCGCGACCGTATTGATTACCAGTCGCTGCCGGATCACGAAAAACATATCTTCATCAGCAACCTGAAGTACCAGACGCTGCTGGACTCCATTCAGGGCCGTAGCCCGAACGTGGCGCTGCTGCCGCTGATCTCCATTCCTGAGCTGGAAACCTGGGTGGAAACCTGGGCGTTCTCCGAGACAATCCACTCCCGCTCTTACACCCATATCATCCGCAACATTGTGAACGATCCGGCGGTGGTGTTTGACGATATCGTCACCAACGAGCAGATCCAAAAGCGCGCGGAAGGCATTGCCCATTACTACGACGAGCTGATCGAGATGACCAGCTACTGGCATCTGCTGGGCGAAGGTACGCACAACGTGAACGGTAAAACCGTTACCGTGAACCTGCGCGCGCTGAAAAAGCAGCTGTACCTGTGCCTGATGAGCGTTAACGCGCTGGAAGCGATCCGCTTCTACGTGAGCTTTGCCTGCTCCTTCGCCTTTGCCGAGCGCAAGCTGATGGAAGGCAACGCCAAAATCATCCGTCTCATCGCTCGTGATGAAGCCCTGCACCTGACCGGTACCCAGCACATGCTGAACCTGCTGCGCAGCGGTACGGACGATCCGGAGATGGCGGAAATCGCTGAAGAGTGCAAGCAGGAGTGCTACGACCTGTTCGTGCTGGCGGCTCAGCAGGAGAAAGAGTGGGCAGACTACCTGTTCCGCGACGGCTCCATGATTGGCCTGAACAAAGACATCCTGTGCCAGTACGTTGAGTACATCACCAACATCCGCATGCAGGCTGTTGGCCTCGACCTGCCGTTCCAGACGCGCTCTAACCCTATCCCGTGGATCAACACCTGGCTGGTGTCCGATAACGTGCAGGTTGCGCCGCAGGAAGTGGAAGTCAGCTCTTATCTGGTCGGTCAGATTGATTCTGAAGTCAACACCGACGACCTGAGTAACTTCCAGCTCTGA
- the yfaE gene encoding class I ribonucleotide reductase maintenance protein YfaE codes for MSRVTLRLSGTEVLCREEHPSLLVALEAHQVEVEYQCRSGYCGSCRCRLVAGQVDWLTEPLAFINEGEILPCCCRAKGDIEIEM; via the coding sequence ATGTCACGCGTCACGCTACGTCTTTCCGGCACTGAGGTGCTGTGTCGGGAGGAGCACCCTTCTCTGCTGGTGGCGCTTGAGGCACATCAGGTAGAAGTAGAGTACCAGTGTCGTTCCGGCTACTGCGGCTCCTGCCGCTGCCGTCTGGTCGCAGGCCAGGTGGACTGGCTGACCGAGCCGCTGGCCTTTATCAACGAAGGGGAAATTTTGCCCTGCTGCTGCCGGGCAAAAGGCGATATTGAGATCGAGATGTAA
- the nrdA gene encoding class 1a ribonucleoside-diphosphate reductase subunit alpha has translation MNQSLLVTKRDGTTERINLDKIHRVLDWAAEGLNNVSISQVELRSHIQFYDGIKTSDIHETIIKAAADLISREAPDYQYLAARLAIFHLRKKAYGQFEPPKLYDHVVKMVELGKYDTHLLEDYTEEEFEQMNGFIDHWRDMNFSYAAVKQLEGKYLVQNRVTGEIYESAQFLYILVAACLFSNYPRDTRLEYVKRFYDAVSTFKISLPTPIMSGVRTPTRQFSSCVLIECGDSLDSINATSSAIVKYVSQRAGIGINAGRIRALGSPIRGGEAFHTGCIPFYKHFQTAVKSCSQGGVRGGAATLFYPMWHLEVESLLVLKNNRGVEGNRVRHMDYGVQINKLMYTRLLKGEDITLFSPSDVPGLYDAFFADQDEFERLYTKYEKDDSIRKQRVKAVDLFSLMMQERASTGRIYIQNVDHCNTHSPFDPVVAPVRQSNLCLEIALPTKPLEDVNDENGEIALCTLSAFNLGAIKSLDELEELAVLAVRALDALLDYQDYPIPAAKRGAMGRRTLGIGVINFAYWLAKNGKRYSDGSANNLTHQTFEAIQYYLMKASNELAKEQGACPWFNETTYAKGILPIDTYKKDLDAIVSEPLHLDWEGLRESIKTHGLRNSTLSALMPSETSSQISNATNGIEPPRGHVSIKASKDGVLRQVVPDYETLGNNYELLWEMPNNDGYLQLVGIMQKFIDQSISANTNYDPTRFPSGKVPMQQLLKDLLTAYKFGVKTLYYHNTRDGAEDAQDDLVPSIQDDGCESGACKI, from the coding sequence ATGAATCAGAGTCTGCTGGTGACAAAGCGCGACGGTACTACCGAGCGTATCAATCTGGACAAAATCCATCGAGTTCTCGACTGGGCAGCAGAAGGACTGAACAACGTATCTATCTCCCAGGTCGAACTGCGTTCCCACATTCAGTTCTACGACGGCATCAAAACGTCTGATATCCACGAAACAATCATTAAAGCAGCGGCAGACCTCATCTCCCGCGAAGCACCGGATTATCAGTACCTCGCTGCACGTCTGGCGATTTTCCACCTGCGTAAAAAAGCCTACGGCCAGTTTGAGCCGCCGAAGCTTTACGATCACGTGGTGAAAATGGTTGAGCTGGGTAAATACGACACGCATCTGCTGGAAGACTATACGGAAGAAGAGTTCGAGCAGATGAACGGGTTTATCGATCACTGGCGCGACATGAACTTCTCCTACGCGGCGGTGAAGCAGCTCGAAGGCAAATACCTGGTTCAGAACCGTGTAACCGGTGAGATCTACGAAAGCGCCCAGTTCCTCTATATTCTGGTGGCCGCCTGCCTGTTCTCTAACTACCCGCGTGACACCCGTCTGGAATACGTGAAGCGTTTCTACGATGCGGTATCCACGTTCAAGATTTCTCTGCCGACGCCAATCATGTCTGGCGTGCGTACCCCAACCCGTCAGTTCAGCTCCTGCGTACTGATCGAGTGTGGTGACAGCCTGGATTCCATCAACGCCACCTCCAGCGCCATCGTGAAATACGTTTCCCAGCGTGCCGGTATCGGCATCAACGCCGGTCGCATCCGTGCGCTGGGCAGCCCGATTCGCGGCGGTGAAGCGTTCCACACCGGCTGTATCCCGTTCTATAAACACTTCCAGACGGCAGTAAAATCCTGCTCTCAGGGCGGCGTGCGCGGCGGTGCTGCGACCCTGTTCTACCCGATGTGGCATCTGGAAGTGGAAAGCCTGCTGGTTCTGAAAAACAACCGCGGCGTGGAAGGCAACCGCGTGCGTCACATGGACTACGGCGTGCAGATCAACAAGCTGATGTACACCCGTTTGCTGAAGGGCGAAGACATCACCCTGTTCAGCCCGTCCGACGTTCCGGGCCTGTATGACGCGTTCTTTGCCGATCAGGACGAGTTCGAGCGTCTGTACACCAAATACGAAAAAGACGACAGCATCCGCAAGCAGCGCGTGAAGGCGGTAGACCTGTTCTCCCTGATGATGCAGGAACGTGCCTCTACCGGTCGTATTTACATCCAGAACGTGGACCACTGCAACACCCACAGCCCGTTTGATCCGGTGGTTGCGCCAGTGCGCCAGTCTAACCTGTGCCTGGAGATCGCCCTGCCAACCAAACCGCTGGAAGACGTGAACGACGAAAACGGCGAAATCGCGCTGTGTACGCTGTCCGCGTTCAACCTGGGCGCAATTAAGAGCCTGGATGAGCTGGAAGAGCTGGCCGTGCTCGCGGTTCGCGCGCTCGACGCTCTGCTGGACTACCAGGATTACCCAATCCCGGCCGCTAAACGCGGTGCGATGGGCCGCCGTACCCTGGGTATCGGCGTGATCAACTTCGCCTACTGGCTGGCGAAAAACGGCAAGCGTTACTCCGACGGCAGCGCTAATAACCTGACGCACCAGACGTTCGAAGCGATTCAGTACTACCTGATGAAGGCCTCTAACGAGCTGGCGAAAGAGCAAGGCGCGTGCCCGTGGTTCAACGAAACCACCTACGCGAAAGGCATTCTGCCGATCGACACCTACAAGAAAGACCTGGATGCGATCGTCAGCGAACCGCTGCACCTCGACTGGGAAGGTCTGCGCGAGTCCATTAAGACCCATGGCCTGCGCAACTCTACGCTCTCTGCCCTGATGCCGTCCGAGACCTCTTCGCAGATCTCTAACGCCACCAACGGTATTGAACCACCGCGCGGCCACGTCAGCATCAAAGCGTCGAAAGACGGCGTCCTGCGTCAGGTGGTACCGGATTACGAAACGCTGGGTAATAACTACGAGCTGCTGTGGGAAATGCCAAACAACGACGGCTACCTGCAGCTGGTGGGTATCATGCAGAAGTTTATCGACCAGTCGATCTCTGCCAATACCAACTATGACCCGACGCGCTTCCCGTCCGGCAAGGTACCGATGCAGCAGCTGTTGAAAGACCTGCTCACCGCCTACAAATTTGGCGTGAAAACGCTGTACTATCACAACACCCGTGATGGTGCGGAAGACGCGCAGGACGACCTGGTACCGTCAATTCAGGACGATGGCTGCGAAAGCGGCGCATGTAAGATCTAA